Proteins encoded in a region of the Planococcus citri chromosome 1, ihPlaCitr1.1, whole genome shotgun sequence genome:
- the LOC135832275 gene encoding bromodomain-containing protein 8-like: MQHRKVYIDDWCLMEKICLVSAVLRLGDSNWSSVCDLIKPKLQENRPWDWFTPDACEAQYKVLFDECVKPQVNDQSPALQIIQNLKTKCKVECQRKEEQQNKYLTLKKKIETFLKNGVESELIDKYYEDVQLENKEKEENLRRHQEALKKRETLKIEFEKTIVPRTPNKQETKTDGGSSPIVTSPLLSSLLNNPPAVQYRPTLSTTSFIPTKSAQSVSKSTTFEKLQLFSSDVSFKDSFNSELAEQICSLDRQPALVASSSSSTIKKLESQELINTVPVVTGSRTPVSDSCASKIETSTIETTLKSDSQNLETLGLISPNEEEYLTEVDIPPEALLEVIGDLKEGTISLDKLIRDLEATDEGVIIDKDLTTVSIPVDDSYTVESKPVEQASFATELSSQAQPTDEIKTEFMEEGKVEVSEVEVHPSDLSSSTEADKLEIEEQVVIVEDTSREEHEIRTTETDDIANIEINSVDEPVTKDESPLSVSFSSTVAISVEFDSSFSEQKSDSDTVESHNAKSILNKSSESEIDEDVKSKCLPKSVVVIKRIEDGANSNKNKKNRNKTPLEESIKEIEDVPCDVDQIQDVEKIQSEQRVVSTEQHVPVESQIVPEYVGETPVLGENIVFEKDIDSEKGEKLNDETVIAELAQSSVAADDSDVSDKFEDALQTQTEETNETCSTENIINVEKEMKSPPYADVDESFELNVSEEKAAEKAIVEDKQQDVEKQEETPVVDLPSVEIVNVTENIESKYPEPVEDIPHERIENEGLTPDDGKITETVQETVEERKKSEDNKPLPTKIIKSSRRKRKSTSETIDEPAEMSIVIAPFAVKDIETIDYDVEQFAPAHSIKTEPSDTKPEDERKEQKEATPTLEKPSIKESTPARIKSERRDTKTPEPVVMVLRRSNNKTQSPMKKMDRESRSLDNSEYMKTRKKSILLAHQRLMSHKYANAFQKPITNRQVQGYENVIYKPMDLQTIKRKIENRQINSVAEFQRDILLMLNNAKMFNRINSQVYNMAVEVEEDALRDIQLTVQTLGEGIPTETQKNIEKIRKRQSLENSKTDLKLIKRIKYSTKDNIFTNLPVKRPKLEENEDE; the protein is encoded by the exons ATGCAGCATCGTAAAGTGTATATTGATGATTGGTGTTTGATGGAGAAAATTTGCTTAGTATCTGCTGTATTACGACTTGGCGATAGCAATTG GTCATCTGTATGTGATCTTATAAAACCTAAATTACAAGAAAATCGCCCTTGGGATTGGTTCACTCCTGACGCGTGTGAAGCTCAATATAAAGTATTATTTGATGAATGTGTCAAACCACAAGTTAATGATCAAAGTCCGGCATTACAgatcattcaaaatttgaaaacaa AATGCAAAGTAGAATGTCAGCGTAAAGAAgaacaacaaaacaaatatCTGACGCTGAAGAAGAAAATAGAAACCTTCCTGAAGAATGGCGTCGAAAGTGAATTAATTGATAAATATTATGAAGATGTTCAACT GGAgaataaagaaaaagaagaaaatctgCGACGTCATCaagaagctttaaaaaaaagagaaacctTGAAAATagagtttgaaaaaaccattgttCCTAGAACTCCTAATAAACAAGAGACGAAg ACGGATGGCGGTTCATCTCCAATAGTCACTTCGCCTCTATTAAGCAGTTTACTTAATAACCCTCCTGCGGTGCAGTATCGACCAACACTGTCAACAACAAGCTTCATACCAACGAAAAGCGCGCAAA GTGTATCGAAAAGTACAACGTTTGAGAAACTCCAATTATTTTCCTCTGATGTTTCGTTTAAAGACAGTTTTAATTCAGAATTGGCag AGCAAATATGTTCGTTAGATAGGCAGCCAGCGCTTGTGGCTAGCTCGTCTTCAAGcactatcaaaaaattagaatctcAA GAATTAATCAATACTGTACCAGTAGTTACCGGTAGCAGAACTCCAGTCAGTGACAGTTGTGCATCCAAGATTGAAACATCAACAATCGAAACAACGCTGAAGTCGGATTCACAAAATTTAGAAACTTTAGGACTTATATCACCAAACGAAGAAGAG taTCTCACGGAAGTTGACATACCGCCTGAAGCTCTGCTTGAAGTGATTGGAGATCTAAAAGAAGGAACAATTTCGCTCGATAAATTGATTCGTGATCTAGAAGCGACTGATGAAGGTGTAATTATCGATAAAGACTTGACCACAGTATCAATCCCCGTTGATGACTCCTATACTGTAGAAAGTAAACCAGTTGAGCAAGCTTCTTTTGCTACTGAACTGTCGTCGCAAGCTCAACCAACTGATgaaatcaaaactgaatttATGGAAGAAGGTAAAGTTGAAGTGAGCGAAGTCGAAGTTCATCCTTCAGATTTGTCTTCGTCGACAGAAGCCGATAAATTAGAGATAGAAGAGCAGGTTGTCATCGTAGAAGATACCAGCAGAGAGGAACATGAAATTCGTACCACTGAAACTGACGATATCGCtaatattgaaataaatagCGTAGATGAACCAGTTACCAAAGACGAATCGCCTTTATctgtatcattttcatcaacTGTTGCTATAAGCGTTGAATTTGATTCATCATTTTCTGAGCAGAAGTCAGATAGTGATACAGTAGAGTCGCATAATGCCAAATCCATATTGAATAAAAGCAGCGAATCCGAAATAGATGAAGATGTGAAGTCAAAATGTCTTCCTAAATCAGTAGTCGTAATTAAACGAATTGAAGACGGTgcaaattcgaataaaaataagaaaaatagaaataaaacaCCCCTTGAAGAAAGTATTAAAGAAATTGAGGACGTTCCTTGCGATGTAGATCAAATTCAAGATGTAGAAAAGATACAGTCAGAACAGCGAGTTGTATCAACCGAACAACATGTTCCAGTCGAATCGCAAATAGTACCAGAGTATGTCGGGGAGACGCCCGTATTGGGAGAAAATATAGTGTTTGAAAAAGATATTGATTCGGAAAAAGGTGAGAAATTAAATGATGAAACGGTTATCGCTGAGCTAGCGCAATCATCTGTTGCCGCCGATGATTCAGATGTTTCTGATAAATTCGAAGATGCGCTACAAACACAGACGGAAGAAACTAATGAAACTTGCTCAACAGAAAACATCATCAACGtcgaaaaagaaatgaaatcccCTCCTTACGCCGATGTCGACGAATCATTCGAGTTGAACGTATCCGAAGAGAAGGCAGCTGAGAAGGCAATAGTGGAAGATAAGCAGCAAGATGTCGAAAAACAAGAAGAAACGCCTGTTGTCGATCTACCTTCTGTAGAAATTGTAAACGTAACAGAAAATATAGAATCGAAATATCCAGAGCCTGTTGAAGATATTCCACATGAACGTATTGAGAATGAAGGTTTGACACCAGATGATGGTAAAATTACTGAAACCGTGCAGGAAACCGTTGAAGAACGTAAAAAATCCGAGGATAATAAACCGCTTCCCacgaaaattattaaaagttcTAGAAGGAAAAGAAAAAGCACTTCTGAAACGATTGATGAACCTGCTGAAATGAGTATTGTTATAGCGCCTTTTGCTGTCAAGGATATCGAAACTATAGATTACGATGTTGAACAGTTCGCTCCTGCTCACAGCATCAAAACAGAACCGTCTGATACTAAACCAGAGGATGAGAG aaaagaaCAAAAGGAAGCAACGCCGACTCTAGAGAAACCTTCCATTAAAGAG AGCACGCCGGCTAGAATAAAATCTGAAAGAAGAGATACAAAAACACCTGAACCTGTCGTTATGGTTTTGCGAAGGAGTAATAACAAAACACAGAGTCCTATGAAGAAAATGGA tcgtGAGTCTAGAAGTCTGGATAATTCTGAGTATATGAAAACccgaaaaaaatccattttgctTGCGCATCAGAGATTAATGTCACATAAATACGCAAATGCATTTCAAAAACCTATTACGAATAGACAAGTTCAAGGTTACGAAAACGTAATTTACAA ACCGATGGATTTGCAAACCATCAAAAGAAAAATAGAGAACAGACAGATCAATTCCGTTGCTGAATTTCAAAGAGATATTCTATTAATGCTTAATAATGCTAAGATGTTCAATAGAATAAATTCTCAAGTTTATAATATGGCGGTTGAAGTTGAAGAAGATGCATTACGGGATATTCAG cttacAGTGCAAACTCTCGGTGAAGGCATTCCTACTGAAACGCAAAAGAATATCGAAAAGATACGCAAACGTCAATCTCTAGAAAATTCTAAAACagatttaaaattaataaaaagaatCAAATATTCGACAAAGGATAATATTTTTACCAATCTACCAGTTAAAAGACCAAAActt GAGGAAAACGAAGACGAATGA
- the LOC135835072 gene encoding uncharacterized protein LOC135835072 gives MNANKECDKDLLKDLDLEIRSINPYAKSYKMLKTLENEEISRQSQNSETTVNENNVSMMIRQNRTVDCRRYNLPNCSEVAVIFKNNDGAPPFQRDIRIYPKSENNDTFININSFSCNLDPMCYTLMFPYGEPGWEPNMLSNIQNDDEKEKHITMLQYKKSKLSITTQQQNPLLNYGKLLQQYVVDSYVQVEANRLNFVRNHQKDLRVESYTGLMDYMRNKTEENACEVGKQIILPSSFEGSPRNMREKYLDAMSIVGTCGSPDLFITFTCNPKWPEISDNLLYSQSASDRPDLVCRVFSLKHKELIHDIVENKIFGEVSGYVYTIEFQKRGLPHAHMLFILKDKILSSEMIDRFVSAEIPDPKVYPALHEIVKNNMIHGPCGAMKPNAYCMENGKCVKGFPKTFHNETCMDRAGYPSYRRRNDIEITKNGVTYDNRYVVPYNSVIRLQVHLPGEQNVMFEKGNEDKGLQRNKSTLLAWFELNKKDADSKKYKYTEIPQHYVFNKSKQVQQAMKTFVL, from the exons ATGAATGCCAATAAAGAATGTGACAAGGATTTATTAAAAGATTTGGATTTAGAAATACGGTCAATTAATCCATATGCAAAAAGctataaaatgttaaaaactttggaaaatgaagaaataagtAGGCAATCACAAAATTCTGAGACAACAGTAAATGAGAACAATGTTTCCATGATGATACGTCAAAATAGAACTGTCGATTGTAGACGctataatttaccaaattgcAGTGAAGTAGCTgttatattcaaaaataatgatggTGCTCCACCTTTTCAACGTGACATTCGTATCTACCCAAAATCTGAGAATAATGATACTTTCATAAATATCAATAGTTTCAGCTGTAATTTAGACCCTATGTGTTACACTTTAATGTTTCCATATGGAGAACCTGGATGGGAGCCTAATATGCTTAGTAATAttcaaaatgatgatgaaaaagaaaagcacatTACAATGTTGCaatataaaaaatctaaattatcTATAACTACTCAACAACAGAATCCTTTGCTTAACTATGGTAAATTACTTCAACAATATGTTGTAGATTCTTATGTGCAAGTTGAAGCTAATAGattaaattttgtgagaaatcatcaaaaagatTTGCGTGTTGAAAGTTACACTGGTTTAATGGATTATATGAGAAATAAAACAGAGGAAAATGCTTGTGAAGTAGGAAAGCAAATTATTTTACCTAGCTCTTTTGAAGGTTCACCTAGAAATATGAGAGAAAAGTATTTAGATGCAATGTCAATTGTTGGTACATGTGGATCCCCAGACCTATTTATTACATTTACTTGCAATCCTAAATGGCCAGAAATATCAGATAATTTATTGTACTCACAATCTGCAAGTGATAGACCTGATTTAGTATGCAGAGTATTTTCATTGAAACATAAAGAATTAATTCACGATATtgtcgaaaataaaatatttggcGAAGTAAGTGGTTATGTTTACactattgaatttcaaaaacgagGCTTACCACATGCTCACatgttattcattttgaaagatAAAATATTGAGTAGTGAAATGATTGATAGATTTGTTAGTGCTGAAATTCCAGATCCTAAAGTTTATCCTGCATTACATGAAATAGTCAAAAATAATATGATTCATGGTCCTTGTGGTGCAATGAAACCTAATGCTTATTgtatggaaaatggaaaatgtgtaaaaggatttccaaaaacttttcaCAATGAAACTTGTATGGATAGAGCAGGTTATCCTTCTTATAGGCGTAGAAATGATATCGAAATTACTAAAAATGGTGTTACCTATGATAATAGATATGTTGTTccttataatag TGTTATTCGTTTACAAGTTCATTTACCAGGTGAACAAAatgtaatgtttgaaaaaggaaatgaaGACAAAGGTTTGCAACGAAATAAGAGTACTCTTTTAGCTtggtttgaattgaataaaaaagatGCTGatagtaaaaaatataaatatactGAAATACCTCAACATTATGTGTTCAATAAGAGCAAACAG GTTCAACAAGCTATGAAGACATTCGTACTGTGA